Proteins from a single region of Dysosmobacter acutus:
- a CDS encoding HdeD family acid-resistance protein: MQSVKRIKRVYMFYSIALILLGAALLFAPELSAVTMCSLAGAVTVVCGVVKLCGYFVNDTYGLAFQFDFALGIFAVAVGIILLMRPERLLAFVNVIFGLFLLAESTFKLQTAKEARQFGLERWWAILILGTVTAVLGILLICNPAGGAVALTALLGLALMADGLQNLLVAMYTIRLVKRFSPVNDEDQEGYHLF; this comes from the coding sequence ATGCAATCCGTAAAACGGATCAAGCGGGTCTATATGTTCTACTCCATTGCCCTGATTCTGCTGGGCGCGGCGCTTTTGTTTGCGCCGGAGCTCTCCGCGGTGACGATGTGCTCCCTGGCCGGAGCGGTAACGGTGGTCTGCGGTGTGGTAAAGCTGTGCGGCTACTTTGTCAATGACACCTATGGGCTGGCGTTCCAGTTTGACTTTGCCCTGGGGATTTTCGCCGTGGCGGTGGGGATCATCCTGCTGATGCGGCCTGAGCGGCTGCTGGCGTTTGTCAATGTGATCTTCGGACTTTTCCTGCTGGCGGAGTCCACCTTCAAGCTTCAGACGGCCAAGGAGGCCAGGCAGTTCGGCTTGGAGCGCTGGTGGGCAATTCTGATCCTGGGCACCGTGACGGCGGTCCTGGGGATTCTTCTGATCTGCAACCCGGCCGGTGGAGCCGTGGCGCTGACGGCCCTTCTGGGCCTGGCCCTGATGGCCGACGGGCTTCAAAACCTGCTGGTGGCAATGTACACCATCCGTCTGGTCAAGCGGTTCTCTCCCGTCAACGACGAGGATCAGGAGGGGTATCATCTGTTCTGA
- a CDS encoding TetR/AcrR family transcriptional regulator, giving the protein MSQITRRAIIQSFLKLLNQSPLDKITVRDIVDDCGVTRSTFYYYFEDIYALLEEVFRQETDKRLNSGKAYTSWEEGFLDTVSFALENRRAIFHVYHSLSREQLEQYLYDITGDLMDRIVRGLTADLPVQEEDVCMVVDLYKYALVGMILNWLQRGMKEDPTEKIRRLGKLLDGNIRAVLSKTVERR; this is encoded by the coding sequence ATGTCTCAAATTACCAGGCGTGCCATCATCCAGTCGTTTTTGAAGCTGCTGAACCAGTCTCCTCTGGACAAGATTACGGTCCGGGATATTGTGGATGACTGCGGCGTCACAAGAAGCACCTTCTACTATTATTTTGAGGATATTTACGCCCTGCTGGAAGAGGTGTTCCGCCAGGAGACGGACAAACGGCTGAACAGCGGTAAAGCCTATACCAGCTGGGAGGAGGGCTTTTTGGACACGGTGTCTTTCGCCCTTGAGAACCGGCGGGCCATTTTCCACGTCTACCATTCCCTGAGCCGGGAGCAGCTGGAGCAGTATCTCTACGACATCACCGGGGACCTGATGGACAGGATCGTCCGGGGCCTCACGGCGGACCTGCCGGTTCAGGAGGAGGACGTATGCATGGTGGTGGACCTCTACAAATACGCGCTGGTGGGGATGATCCTGAACTGGCTCCAGCGGGGCATGAAGGAGGATCCCACAGAGAAAATCCGGCGGCTGGGGAAGCTCCTGGACGGAAACATCCGCGCCGTTCTTTCCAAAACGGTGGAGAGACGATAA
- a CDS encoding Hpt domain-containing protein: MDRTRLAAGGIDYDSGAARCGSESLYESLLSQYGSCVASPETIRSLWEAADYEQLKMVVHNLKGTSGNLSIQTVFRLSAHAMELLRAQDYAALPQVISDLEQAQAAALSAIEG; the protein is encoded by the coding sequence ATGGATCGAACGAGATTGGCCGCCGGGGGAATCGATTACGACTCCGGAGCGGCGCGCTGCGGCAGTGAATCGCTGTATGAAAGCCTGTTGTCCCAATATGGAAGCTGCGTCGCCTCGCCGGAGACCATCCGCTCCCTCTGGGAGGCCGCGGACTATGAGCAGCTGAAAATGGTGGTGCACAACCTGAAGGGCACCAGCGGCAATCTGAGCATCCAAACGGTGTTCCGCCTCTCCGCCCATGCCATGGAACTGCTCCGCGCCCAGGACTACGCCGCTCTTCCCCAGGTGATCTCAGACCTGGAACAGGCCCAGGCCGCGGCGCTGAGCGCCATCGAAGGCTAA
- a CDS encoding arsenate reductase family protein: MLFLWYPKCTTCQRAKAWLDERGVSYELRDIREERPSQEELRAWYARSGMPLKRFFNTSGLVYRARNLKDTLPDMSEEEQLELLSQDGMLVKRPLLVGDSFVLAGFRPKEWESVI, from the coding sequence ATGCTGTTTCTTTGGTATCCCAAATGCACCACCTGCCAGCGTGCCAAGGCGTGGCTGGATGAGCGGGGCGTTTCCTATGAGCTGCGTGATATTCGGGAGGAGCGGCCCTCCCAGGAGGAGCTGCGCGCTTGGTATGCGCGCAGCGGCATGCCGCTCAAACGCTTTTTTAACACCAGCGGCTTGGTGTACAGGGCCAGGAACCTGAAGGACACTCTGCCGGACATGAGCGAGGAAGAGCAGCTGGAGCTGCTGTCCCAGGATGGTATGCTGGTCAAACGCCCCCTGCTGGTGGGGGACAGCTTTGTGTTGGCGGGTTTTCGTCCCAAGGAATGGGAGAGTGTGATCTGA
- a CDS encoding DNA-3-methyladenine glycosylase family protein, with translation MIERTLTQLSLAQIADSGQCFRLLRRGPGRFRLVAAGRVLDLVQKGSRVSFHCTEEEFQTVWVPYFDLCTDYGAFLRSIPSDDVFLTRAARFGEGVRILRQDPWEMLITFLISQQKQIPAIRSCVETLSRRYGTPIGDTGEYAFPGPEALSLCSLEELRSCALGYRAPYLYDAARSAGELSQWSGLPDQELFSRLTALSGVGPKVANCIMLFGFHRIAAFPRDVWINRVIDRYYGGNFPLARYDGFAGVIQQYLFYYARSGSKGEAE, from the coding sequence ATGATCGAACGCACGCTGACACAATTGAGTCTTGCCCAAATCGCCGACAGTGGGCAGTGCTTTCGCCTGCTCCGGCGCGGCCCCGGCCGCTTTCGCCTCGTAGCGGCCGGCCGGGTGCTGGACCTCGTCCAGAAGGGGAGCCGTGTCTCCTTTCACTGCACGGAGGAGGAGTTCCAAACGGTATGGGTTCCCTACTTTGACCTGTGCACCGACTACGGGGCCTTTCTGCGCAGCATCCCGTCGGACGATGTCTTTTTGACCCGGGCGGCCCGGTTCGGTGAAGGCGTCCGTATTCTGCGCCAGGACCCCTGGGAGATGCTGATCACCTTCCTCATCTCCCAGCAAAAGCAGATTCCCGCTATCCGCTCCTGCGTGGAGACGCTGTCCCGGCGCTACGGCACCCCCATCGGAGATACCGGTGAATATGCGTTTCCCGGGCCGGAGGCCCTGTCCTTATGCTCCTTGGAGGAGCTCAGGTCCTGTGCTTTGGGCTACCGCGCCCCGTATCTCTATGATGCCGCCCGTTCGGCGGGTGAGCTCAGCCAATGGTCCGGCCTGCCTGACCAGGAGCTTTTCAGCCGTCTCACAGCGCTTTCCGGCGTGGGGCCAAAGGTGGCCAACTGCATCATGCTGTTCGGATTTCACCGCATTGCCGCCTTTCCCCGGGATGTGTGGATCAACCGGGTCATTGACCGGTACTACGGCGGGAACTTCCCTCTTGCGCGCTACGACGGCTTTGCCGGCGTCATCCAGCAGTATCTGTTCTACTATGCCCGCAGTGGGTCGAAAGGAGAAGCGGAATGA
- a CDS encoding DUF362 domain-containing protein yields MRQVFAVRCPSYDQAHQQMERLLSLCGGAERFVRPGEKIVLKVNLLRPAPPEKAISTHPAVAAAVSSLTAAQGARAILCDSPGSGYPYTEPTLRSLYRQCGMEEAAERSGASLNFDLSSREVSLPQGRLIRRVEVISPVLDAQGVINVCKLKTHVFMGMTGAVKNHFGIIPGLGKVGFHAKLRDRELFARMLLDLCGFVSARLHVMDAVVAMEGDGPGESGRPRPVGWLLASEDAVALDYVACRMIGQEDSPVLRAAEVFWGFDPSEVEIVGASMDELLVPDFLLPCRREGMLGKATGLGVPVQRLLASALSSAPRVDQGRCVGCGICERACPQGAISLTGGKAAIDRSRCIRCYCCHELCPQAAVLLRRKK; encoded by the coding sequence ATGAGACAGGTCTTTGCCGTGCGCTGCCCCTCCTATGACCAGGCTCACCAGCAGATGGAGCGGCTGCTCTCCCTGTGCGGCGGGGCGGAGCGCTTCGTCCGGCCCGGTGAAAAAATTGTGCTGAAGGTCAATCTTCTGCGCCCGGCGCCGCCGGAGAAAGCCATCAGCACCCACCCGGCGGTGGCCGCCGCCGTATCCTCCCTGACAGCCGCGCAGGGCGCCAGGGCGATCCTGTGCGACAGCCCCGGCTCCGGCTATCCCTATACGGAGCCCACGCTGCGCAGTCTCTACCGTCAGTGCGGTATGGAGGAGGCGGCGGAGCGCTCCGGCGCCTCGCTGAACTTTGACCTCTCCTCCAGGGAAGTCTCGCTTCCCCAGGGCCGGCTGATCCGCCGGGTGGAGGTGATCTCCCCGGTTTTGGACGCCCAGGGGGTCATCAACGTCTGCAAGCTGAAGACCCACGTCTTCATGGGAATGACCGGTGCGGTCAAAAACCATTTCGGCATCATCCCCGGCCTGGGCAAAGTGGGGTTCCACGCCAAGCTCCGGGACCGGGAGTTGTTTGCCCGGATGCTGCTGGATCTGTGCGGCTTTGTCTCGGCCCGGCTGCATGTCATGGACGCCGTCGTGGCCATGGAAGGCGACGGGCCCGGGGAATCCGGCCGGCCGCGTCCCGTGGGCTGGCTGCTGGCCTCGGAAGACGCCGTGGCGCTGGACTATGTGGCCTGCCGGATGATCGGTCAGGAGGATAGCCCTGTGCTCCGCGCCGCGGAAGTATTCTGGGGGTTCGATCCTTCGGAGGTGGAGATAGTTGGCGCATCCATGGATGAACTCCTTGTCCCCGATTTCCTCCTGCCCTGCCGGCGGGAGGGGATGTTGGGCAAAGCCACGGGCTTGGGTGTCCCGGTGCAGCGGCTGCTGGCCTCCGCCCTGAGCAGTGCGCCGCGAGTCGACCAAGGGCGGTGTGTGGGCTGCGGCATCTGCGAGAGGGCCTGCCCTCAGGGCGCCATCTCCCTTACCGGCGGCAAAGCCGCAATCGACCGCTCCCGCTGTATCCGATGCTACTGCTGCCACGAGCTCTGTCCCCAGGCGGCAGTGCTCCTGCGCCGCAAAAAATAA
- a CDS encoding DUF362 domain-containing protein yields MDRSTVYFTSDISSAGLSRAYDALGVTLKGRVAVKLSTGEPGGHNFLSPELIRDLVSRLHGTIVECNTAYPGRRDTTQAHWQTIEEHGFRDIAPCDIMDEEGDMAIPVRGGHHLKENYVGAHLANYDSMLILSHFKGHAMGGFGGALKNMSIGVASSRGKGHIHCSGGPFKQFEDMFAADHDSFLESMAEADSAVMDYLGRENIVYVSVANKLSVDCDCDAHPHDPEMADLGIFASLDPVALDQACVDAVYHSPDPGKAALIERMESRNGIHTVETAAQLGLGSRDYTLVRLD; encoded by the coding sequence ATGGATCGATCAACCGTTTATTTTACCAGCGACATCAGCTCAGCGGGCCTCTCCAGGGCTTACGATGCCTTGGGCGTTACGCTCAAGGGAAGGGTGGCTGTCAAGCTCTCCACCGGGGAACCCGGCGGCCACAACTTTCTGTCCCCGGAGCTGATCCGCGATCTGGTATCCCGGCTGCACGGCACCATCGTGGAGTGCAACACCGCCTACCCCGGGCGGCGGGATACCACCCAGGCCCACTGGCAGACCATAGAGGAGCACGGCTTCCGGGACATCGCCCCCTGCGACATCATGGACGAGGAGGGCGACATGGCCATCCCGGTCCGTGGTGGACATCATCTGAAGGAAAACTATGTGGGCGCCCATCTGGCCAACTACGACTCCATGCTGATCCTCTCCCATTTCAAGGGTCACGCCATGGGCGGCTTCGGCGGCGCGCTGAAAAACATGTCCATCGGCGTCGCCTCCTCCCGGGGCAAGGGCCATATCCACTGTTCCGGCGGCCCCTTTAAACAGTTCGAGGACATGTTTGCCGCAGACCACGACTCCTTCCTTGAGTCCATGGCTGAGGCGGACAGCGCCGTGATGGACTATTTGGGCAGAGAGAACATCGTCTATGTCAGCGTAGCCAACAAGCTCAGCGTGGACTGCGACTGTGACGCCCATCCCCATGACCCGGAGATGGCGGACCTTGGAATCTTTGCCTCCCTGGACCCGGTGGCCCTGGATCAGGCATGCGTGGATGCCGTCTACCATTCCCCGGACCCGGGCAAAGCGGCCCTGATCGAACGGATGGAGAGCCGCAACGGCATCCACACCGTGGAGACCGCCGCTCAACTGGGGCTGGGCAGCCGGGACTACACCCTGGTGCGTCTGGATTGA